A region from the Leptospirillum ferriphilum ML-04 genome encodes:
- the topA gene encoding type I DNA topoisomerase — protein MESPTKARTLSKVLGSGYLVKASVGHVKDLPPSRLGIDVDHDFALEFEVHPDKKKVLSEIRSEARSAREVYLASDPDREGEAIAYHIASELEALPVPPKRVLFHELTEGGIRSALSEPGEIDVRKVEAQKARRALDRIVGYTISPLLWDRVRRGLSAGRVQSVAVRLVCDREDEIARFVREEYWTIDARFRPGDPRVPPTFLARLDRVSGEKPVLPDEETAGRTVERIRRERFTVGEITRADKKRNPSPPLTTSRLQQEAANRLRFSAKKTMTVAQKLYEGVDLPGQGPVGLITYMRTDSVRVSPEAAEAARSWIRQNHPDGLPARPPAYKNRKGIQDAHEAIRPSDVRRTPESLQGAIDPDLFRLYDLIWKSFVESQMSPALYLQTTVLVEGDQGDVFRASGRVLKAPGFLALRGLSVSQDEDGGDGEGEDRLLPPLETGESVHLEEVTPDQHFTEPPPRYSEASLIRELEEKGIGRPSTYATILSTIQDREYVEKKDNRFHPTDLGKAVNRLLVESFPDLMSVRFTARMEEELDQVEEGERGYRDVVGDFYTPFHHEVEKAKKGGMANLKKLEVPTEVPCPVCQSPMNRKWGKNGPYLSCSRYPECKTTRNFTEEDGQIRIVEEALPEGEVCHVCQAPMVIKKGRFGTFLACSRYPACKTTRPWPPKTEASLPAVRPADAPSCPECSSTMVQKRGRFGSFWACSRYPECKGTRPLATGLPCPVQGCKGELVPRRGKRGTFYGCSRYPECTFLLNGEPVRDPCPDCQFPYRVRTGKKSVDLVCPNEACSHAKTGG, from the coding sequence GTGGAGAGCCCCACGAAAGCCAGGACGCTGTCCAAAGTCCTGGGATCGGGCTATCTCGTGAAGGCCTCTGTGGGACATGTCAAGGACCTCCCCCCGTCGCGTCTCGGCATCGACGTGGATCACGACTTCGCGCTCGAATTCGAGGTGCATCCCGACAAGAAAAAAGTGCTGTCGGAGATCCGCTCCGAGGCCAGGTCCGCCCGGGAGGTCTATCTCGCCAGCGACCCGGACCGCGAAGGGGAGGCGATTGCCTACCATATTGCATCAGAGCTTGAAGCTCTTCCGGTACCGCCAAAACGGGTCCTGTTCCACGAGCTGACGGAAGGCGGCATCCGTTCGGCCCTTTCCGAACCCGGCGAGATCGATGTCCGGAAAGTCGAAGCCCAGAAGGCCCGTCGCGCCCTCGACCGGATTGTGGGGTACACCATCTCTCCCCTTCTGTGGGATCGGGTCCGTCGGGGGCTTTCCGCCGGCCGGGTCCAGTCCGTGGCGGTGCGACTGGTCTGCGACAGGGAGGACGAGATCGCCCGTTTTGTCCGCGAAGAGTACTGGACGATCGACGCCCGCTTCCGTCCGGGAGATCCCCGGGTCCCCCCCACGTTCCTGGCCAGACTGGATCGTGTGTCGGGCGAGAAGCCCGTCCTTCCGGATGAGGAAACCGCCGGCCGGACAGTGGAACGGATCCGCCGGGAACGCTTCACGGTCGGCGAGATCACCCGTGCCGACAAGAAAAGAAATCCCTCTCCGCCGCTGACGACCAGCCGGCTGCAGCAGGAGGCGGCAAACCGGCTCCGCTTCTCCGCCAAGAAGACCATGACGGTGGCGCAGAAACTTTACGAGGGCGTCGACCTGCCGGGGCAGGGTCCCGTCGGGCTCATCACCTATATGAGAACCGACTCGGTGCGTGTTTCTCCCGAAGCCGCGGAAGCGGCGCGGAGCTGGATCCGGCAGAACCATCCCGACGGGCTTCCGGCGCGCCCTCCCGCCTACAAGAACCGGAAGGGAATCCAGGATGCGCACGAAGCCATCCGTCCGAGCGACGTGAGACGGACGCCGGAATCCCTGCAGGGAGCGATCGATCCGGACCTGTTCCGCCTGTATGATCTGATCTGGAAGAGCTTTGTGGAAAGCCAGATGTCTCCGGCCCTCTATCTGCAGACGACCGTTCTCGTCGAGGGGGACCAGGGAGATGTCTTCCGGGCTTCCGGACGGGTGCTCAAGGCGCCGGGATTCCTTGCCCTGAGGGGACTTTCCGTTTCACAGGACGAAGATGGTGGGGATGGAGAAGGGGAAGACCGGTTGCTCCCCCCTCTCGAAACCGGGGAGAGCGTGCATCTGGAGGAGGTGACTCCCGACCAGCACTTTACCGAGCCTCCCCCGCGGTATTCCGAGGCCTCCCTGATCCGGGAGCTCGAGGAGAAGGGGATCGGACGTCCGAGCACCTATGCGACGATCCTGTCAACGATCCAGGACCGGGAATATGTGGAGAAAAAAGACAACCGGTTTCACCCGACGGATTTGGGAAAGGCGGTCAACAGGCTTCTGGTGGAGTCTTTCCCGGACCTGATGAGCGTGCGCTTTACCGCCCGGATGGAGGAGGAGCTCGACCAGGTCGAGGAGGGCGAGCGGGGTTATCGGGACGTGGTGGGGGATTTCTACACTCCGTTCCACCACGAGGTGGAAAAGGCCAAGAAAGGCGGCATGGCGAACCTGAAGAAGCTCGAAGTCCCGACGGAGGTTCCCTGTCCGGTCTGTCAGTCCCCCATGAACCGGAAGTGGGGAAAAAACGGTCCGTACCTGTCCTGTTCCCGCTACCCGGAGTGCAAGACCACCCGGAACTTCACCGAGGAAGACGGACAGATCCGGATTGTCGAGGAGGCCCTTCCCGAAGGGGAAGTCTGTCATGTGTGCCAGGCCCCGATGGTCATCAAAAAAGGGCGGTTCGGAACCTTTCTGGCGTGTTCCCGGTATCCGGCGTGCAAAACGACACGGCCGTGGCCTCCGAAAACGGAGGCGTCCCTGCCGGCCGTCCGGCCGGCCGATGCGCCGTCCTGTCCGGAATGTTCGTCGACGATGGTTCAGAAACGCGGGCGCTTCGGGTCTTTCTGGGCCTGTTCCCGCTATCCCGAGTGCAAGGGGACCCGCCCCCTTGCCACGGGTCTGCCCTGTCCGGTGCAGGGCTGCAAGGGAGAACTCGTTCCCCGGCGGGGAAAGCGGGGGACGTTTTACGGGTGCAGCCGCTATCCGGAATGCACGTTCCTTCTGAACGGAGAGCCGGTGCGGGATCCCTGTCCCGACTGCCAGTTTCCCTACCGGGTCCGGACAGGAAAGAAGTCGGTTGACCTTGTTTGTCCCAACGAAGCGTGCAGCCATGCGAAAACCGGAGGGTAA
- the trmFO gene encoding methylenetetrahydrofolate--tRNA-(uracil(54)-C(5))-methyltransferase (FADH(2)-oxidizing) TrmFO translates to MRKPEGNRKAVTIVGGGLAGTEAALRLADRGHSVLLLEMRPRTTSGAHKTPLLGELVCSNSLKSLSPQTPHGLLKEELLKSGSPVIESAMECRIPGGGALVVDRDAFARRLTDRVLSHPRIRVERRLVDRLPADRPLILATGPLTHPSLVEDLTTHLPGGRLAFYDAIAPIVEADSLDFDRLFRGDRHGTPGSGDHWNAPMDRETYERFCEALLEGEQVPPHEGVEDHPEVLRAFQACQPIESLAETGRQTLAFGPLRPVGLVDPSTGREPFAVVQLRPENAEGTAFNLVGFQTRLRYPEQERIFRMIPGLEQARFLRHGSLHRNTFLDAPALLKEDLTLSGLPGVYATGQILGVEGYTESVTMGFLTALVLDSAWSSDTPWTFDAKTVLPPAETAMGALLSGLFPRRSGTFAPVNLHFGLFPRPFGATSRRIPREQIVARARRAFSGWWAGRSDGDSRRLGIGG, encoded by the coding sequence ATGCGAAAACCGGAGGGTAACCGGAAGGCCGTCACGATTGTCGGCGGGGGACTTGCCGGGACGGAAGCCGCTCTGCGTCTGGCCGACAGGGGGCATTCGGTTCTCCTGCTGGAAATGAGGCCCCGGACCACGAGCGGCGCCCACAAGACCCCCCTGCTGGGGGAACTGGTCTGTTCCAATTCCCTGAAAAGTCTCAGTCCGCAGACGCCGCATGGCCTTCTGAAGGAAGAGCTTCTGAAATCGGGCTCTCCCGTCATCGAATCGGCGATGGAATGCCGTATTCCGGGTGGGGGGGCCCTGGTCGTCGATCGCGATGCGTTTGCCCGCCGACTGACGGACCGGGTTCTCTCCCATCCCCGGATCCGTGTGGAACGGCGTCTTGTCGACCGCCTTCCGGCGGATCGTCCCCTCATCCTGGCCACCGGACCTCTCACCCATCCCTCCCTGGTGGAGGACCTAACAACGCATCTCCCGGGAGGAAGACTCGCTTTTTATGACGCCATCGCGCCGATCGTGGAAGCCGATTCCCTGGACTTCGACCGGCTGTTTCGCGGGGACCGCCATGGAACGCCGGGTTCGGGAGACCACTGGAATGCCCCGATGGACCGGGAGACATACGAACGATTTTGTGAAGCCCTCCTGGAAGGAGAACAGGTCCCTCCGCACGAAGGCGTCGAGGATCATCCGGAGGTTCTCCGGGCGTTTCAGGCATGTCAGCCCATCGAATCCCTCGCCGAAACCGGCCGGCAGACCCTGGCGTTCGGTCCGCTGCGACCGGTGGGACTGGTCGATCCGTCGACCGGGCGGGAACCGTTTGCGGTCGTCCAGCTTCGTCCCGAAAACGCCGAGGGAACGGCGTTCAACCTGGTGGGCTTCCAGACGCGACTCCGGTATCCGGAACAGGAGCGGATTTTCCGGATGATTCCCGGTCTGGAACAGGCCCGCTTCCTCCGGCATGGCTCCCTTCACCGGAACACTTTCCTGGATGCTCCCGCTCTTCTGAAGGAGGATTTGACTCTGTCCGGCCTTCCGGGGGTCTATGCCACCGGACAGATCCTGGGTGTGGAAGGGTACACCGAGTCGGTGACGATGGGCTTTTTGACCGCGCTCGTTCTCGACAGCGCCTGGTCGTCGGACACGCCCTGGACCTTCGATGCCAAAACGGTCCTTCCTCCGGCGGAGACCGCGATGGGCGCTCTTCTGTCAGGACTTTTCCCCCGACGGTCCGGGACGTTCGCGCCCGTGAACCTTCACTTCGGCTTGTTCCCGCGACCGTTTGGAGCAACTTCCCGGCGCATTCCGCGGGAGCAGATCGTCGCCCGCGCCCGCCGGGCCTTTTCGGGGTGGTGGGCCGGCAGGAGCGACGGGGATTCCCGGAGGCTCGGCATTGGGGGGTAA
- a CDS encoding tyrosine-type recombinase/integrase: protein MGGKGSGEFRNPGKTERRLSGDEAAVRDFLEELAQSGHSPRTLMAYRRDLDAFMRFLLLRGKGSPSDPSIDRTLALSYLFDLEQREYRPRSVLRILSSLRSFYQWLCRKGRCPSNPFEDLSGPRRPKTVPAVLTEREMATLLENRPGNSWEDRRDTAMLELFYLTGIRLSELAGLVRGDLSPGMDRVRVRGKGNKERMVPLLGVTRDLLQTFLHEADISPEDPLFAASPGGEALSIHQIGRIVRRRVRLSGLGDRGVTPHTFRHSCATHLLDRGMDLRKIQELLGHQSLGTTQKYTHVGLADLRRRYDQIRRKDVSDDDQGR from the coding sequence TTGGGGGGTAAGGGGTCCGGCGAGTTCCGGAATCCGGGAAAAACAGAACGGAGATTGTCCGGAGACGAGGCAGCCGTCCGGGACTTTCTGGAGGAACTGGCCCAGTCCGGTCACTCTCCGAGGACGCTGATGGCCTACCGGCGGGATCTGGACGCGTTCATGAGATTTCTGCTCCTCCGGGGAAAGGGCTCTCCCTCCGATCCCTCGATTGACCGGACCCTTGCCCTGTCGTATCTTTTTGATCTCGAGCAACGGGAGTACCGCCCGCGTTCCGTTCTCCGGATTCTGTCCTCCCTGCGTTCCTTCTACCAGTGGCTCTGCCGGAAGGGACGATGTCCGTCGAACCCGTTCGAGGATCTTTCGGGACCGCGGAGGCCAAAAACGGTTCCGGCCGTTCTGACCGAACGGGAGATGGCCACTCTTCTGGAAAACCGGCCGGGAAACTCCTGGGAAGACCGGCGGGACACGGCGATGCTCGAGCTCTTTTATCTGACGGGCATCCGTCTGTCGGAACTGGCAGGCTTGGTGCGGGGGGACCTGTCTCCGGGGATGGACCGGGTCCGGGTCCGGGGGAAAGGGAACAAGGAGCGGATGGTCCCCCTTCTGGGAGTGACACGGGATCTTCTGCAGACCTTTCTGCACGAAGCGGACATCTCCCCGGAGGACCCCCTCTTTGCCGCCTCTCCCGGGGGAGAAGCGCTGTCGATCCATCAGATCGGCCGGATTGTGCGTCGTCGGGTCCGTCTGTCCGGACTGGGAGACCGGGGAGTCACTCCCCATACCTTTCGCCATTCCTGTGCGACCCACCTTCTCGACCGGGGGATGGATCTCCGGAAAATCCAGGAGCTTCTCGGACACCAGTCTTTGGGAACCACGCAAAAGTACACCCATGTCGGGCTGGCGGATCTGCGCCGGCGATACGACCAAATCCGGCGAAAGGATGTTTCAGACGATGATCAGGGCAGATGA
- the hslV gene encoding ATP-dependent protease subunit HslV has product MIRADEDTRVPLFKGTTIVSVRRGDRVALGGDGQITLGTMIVKARSRKVRSLYQGRVLAGFAGSTADALTLFERFESMLESHQGHVGRASVALAKDWRTDRSLRRLEALLAVASKEATYLISGAGDVIEPEEGLLSIGSGSSYALASARVLLKHTTLTPEEIVRESLSVAADLDIYTNHEMTVLSLPSGERERSGGES; this is encoded by the coding sequence ATGATCAGGGCAGATGAGGACACCAGGGTCCCGCTTTTCAAGGGGACGACCATCGTGAGCGTGCGCCGGGGAGACAGGGTGGCTCTTGGAGGGGACGGTCAGATCACCCTGGGAACGATGATCGTGAAGGCCCGGTCCCGCAAAGTCCGATCCCTTTATCAGGGACGGGTTCTGGCAGGGTTTGCCGGATCGACCGCCGACGCATTGACGCTCTTCGAGCGTTTCGAAAGCATGCTGGAATCCCATCAGGGACACGTCGGCCGGGCCAGCGTGGCTTTGGCAAAGGACTGGAGAACCGACAGAAGCCTCCGCCGGCTGGAGGCCCTCCTGGCCGTCGCCTCGAAAGAGGCGACCTATCTCATTTCCGGAGCCGGAGACGTGATCGAGCCCGAAGAAGGCCTCCTGTCGATCGGTTCGGGGTCTTCCTATGCCCTGGCGTCCGCCCGGGTTCTTCTGAAACATACGACCCTGACGCCGGAGGAGATCGTCCGGGAATCCCTGTCTGTCGCGGCCGATCTTGATATTTACACCAACCACGAAATGACCGTTCTCTCCCTGCCCTCGGGGGAGAGGGAACGGTCGGGAGGAGAGTCGTGA